AAATAAGTTACATTATGAAATATATTTcccaaaatattttgtatttttataggCTACTTTAATAAAACTATATTCCTATTTTCAGAGTAGCCTACAAAATATTTATGCTCATATCTTGACACCACAGAGAGCTGTGGCGTGGTGTCCAAGCCGCTGGAGGGTGAGGACAGCGGCCAGGGGGACTCGGATCGGCCGGCCAAGCAGAGAACCAGACGGAAACCCCGGGTCCTCTTCTCCCAAGCCCAGGTGTTCGAGTTAGAGCGACGCTTCAAGCAGCAGCGGTACCTGTCCGCTCCTGAACGAGAACACCTGGCGAGCACTCTCAAACTCACCTCCACGCAGGTCAAAATCTGGTTCCAGAACCGACGGTACAAGTGTAAGCGGCAGCGGCAGGACAAGTCCCTGGAGCTGGCAGGACACCACCACCCTCCCCCGCCAAGACGAGTCGCGGTGCCGGTCCTGGTCCGGGATGGGAAGCCCTGTCTGGGCGGGACTCAGAACTACAATGCTCCGTACGGGTCGAACCCCTATAGCTACAACGGATACCAGGCCTACACGTACAACAACCCGGCATAcaacagcaattacagctgtactTACACCAGTATCCCTACTCTCCCCCCAACCACCACGGCTAACCCCTTCATGGCCATGAACTTGGGGAACATTGGGGGGCTTAGCGCCTCTCCACAGCCCCAAACGCACCA
This sequence is a window from Oncorhynchus mykiss isolate Arlee chromosome 13, USDA_OmykA_1.1, whole genome shotgun sequence. Protein-coding genes within it:
- the LOC110485576 gene encoding homeobox protein Nkx-2.3-like is translated as MLLSGFHFLDAREQDLDGMMLPSPLTSTPFSVKDILKLEQLEQQQQRQRSQQHQSRHLDPLQIQHLSHTQQHLVHPDSTQQQQTQSQHFQAPPSCMLASAVDSPPFSDGEDNMAYLSSLAAQDGHGEASLPPEMFVHPGMGHLIDPKLEVDLEDQENKSCGVVSKPLEGEDSGQGDSDRPAKQRTRRKPRVLFSQAQVFELERRFKQQRYLSAPEREHLASTLKLTSTQVKIWFQNRRYKCKRQRQDKSLELAGHHHPPPPRRVAVPVLVRDGKPCLGGTQNYNAPYGSNPYSYNGYQAYTYNNPAYNSNYSCTYTSIPTLPPTTTANPFMAMNLGNIGGLSASPQPQTHQGTAVTTCQGSLQGIRAW